One region of Acomys russatus chromosome 8, mAcoRus1.1, whole genome shotgun sequence genomic DNA includes:
- the LOC127192928 gene encoding carbonyl reductase [NADPH] 3: MSSCSRVALVTGANKGIGFAIARDLCRKFSGDVVLTARDEARGRAAVQQLQAEGLSPRFHQLDIDDLQSIRALRDFLRKEYGGLNVLVNNAGIAFRTDDPTPFDIQAEVTLKTNFFATRNVCTELLPIMKPHGRVVNVSSLQGSKALENCSEDLQERFRCDTLTEGDLVDLMKKFVEDTKNEVHEREGWPDSAYGVSKLGVTVLTRILARQLDEKRKADRILLNACCPGWVKTDMARDQGSRTVEQGAETPVYLALLPPDATEPHGQLVRDKLVQTW; encoded by the exons ATGTCGTCCTGCAGCCGCGTTGCTCTGGTGACCGGGGCTAACAAGGGCATCGGCTTCGCGATCGCGCGTGACCTGTGTCGGAAGTTCTCCGGGGACGTGGTGCTCACGGCGCGGGACGAGGCGCGGGGCCGGGCGGCGGTGCAGCAGCTGCAGGCGGAGGGCCTGAGCCCACGCTTCCACCAGCTGGACATCGACGACCTGCAGAGCATCCGCGCGCTGCGCGACTTTCTGCGCAAGGAGTACGGGGGACTTAACGTGCTGGTCAACAACGCGGGCATCGCCTTTAGAA CGGATGATCCAACACCCTTCGACATTCAGGCTGAGGTGACACTGAAGACAAACTTTTTCGCCACTAGAAATGTCTGCACTGAGCTACTCCCCATAATGAAGCCACATG GTCGGGTGGTCAATGTCAGCAGCCTGCAGGGCTCAAAAGCTCTGGAGAATTGCAGCGAAGACCTTCAGGAAAGGTTCCGATGCGACACGCTTACCGAGGGGGACCTGGTCGACCTCATGAAAAAGTTTGTGGAGGACACAAAAAACGAAGTTCATGAGAGGGAAGGTTGGCCAGACTCGGCCTACGGGGTGTCCAAGCTGGGGGTCACAGTCCTTACGAGGATCCTGGCCCGGCAGCTGGATGAGAAGAGAAAAGCTGACAGGATTCTGCTGAACGCCTGCTGCCCGGGCTGGGTGAAGACTGACATGGCAAGGGACCAGGGCTCCAGGACTGTGGAGCAGGGGGCGGAAACCCCTGTTTACttggccctcctgcctccagatgcCACTGAGCCTCATGGGCAGCTAGTCCGAGACAAACTTGTGCAAACATGGTGA